The nucleotide window AGATAAAACACTTTTATGTTATCTAAGTTGAAGGACATAGAGAACACATATctgaaaatatatagaaattataCAATATATGAGCATAAGTCTTCTGTGGAAATTAGGTCAATTTTCCCCTCCCACTGCAGGACAAATGGGAACAGCTGACTGCACAGGGCTCCTCTATAGAGATCTTTCAACACATCTCCTTGATGACCCTTGACACCGTCATGAAGTGTGCCTTCAGCCACAAGGGTAGTGTCCAGGTGGACGGGTAAGTGGCAAACTTTGAACTTCAGAGCCTTTGGTCTCACCTACTGGGATGGCCTCATCTGACATGCAAGAGGTGAGGCAACATGGACACTTGActccacacaaaaaaaaaaatcaagagtctGAGCCCATTTCAGATCAATTCCTGACACACTCCAACCGTGACCCAACCACAGACCACTGATCCCTACCTAAGGTGGATGCCTACATATTCATGCCACCTTCTGTAGTCTTGGTTACAAGGGTTATAAGGCAGAATTAATGTGTGCACCAATGCCATCTATCTCAACCATACAGGATATCTCTTCCCAGAGTCCAACTATCTGCAGGTCAGACCTCTCCACAGTCTAATCTATTCTGTATCTTCTTCCTCAGAAATTACAAGACCTACATCCAGGCCATTGCAGACCTGAACAACCTATTTCATTCCCGCGTGAGGAACTTCTTTCATCAGAATGACACCATCTACAGTCTGTCCTCCAATGGCCGCTTGGCCGATCGTGCCTGTCAACTTGCCCATGATCATACAGGTTCAGTCTGTAGCTCACGTCTCCCCTCCATTCCCAGGGTTAGCTCAAAGAGGCTGTTGATGACTTCTGAGGCAGAACTAGGCCCTTCTGTGCCCCTATAGTGCCTGGATCACACACATGGATGTCAGAATTCCAGGGACTCTATGGGTATCATCGTATTGGTAACATTTAGTGAGATCAAACTCAGCATCTCAAAAAGAGCTTCCTTGGCACATGGTTCTGAGAGGAATTCTGGCCTGTATCAGATGGTACTGGTCTTCTAACCCTGTCCACTCCTTACTTGCTGATCCATGCATAGCACATAGCTTTAGGCAAGGAGACACATGGCACTACATGGGGTTACTGTAGCTCTGGGGTCTATGTGTTCTGGAACAGATGGAGTGATCAAGATGAGAAAGGATCAGCTGCAGGATGAGGGAGAACTGGAGAAGGTCAAGAAGAAGAGACGTTTGGATTTTCTGGACATTCTCTTGTTTGCCAGAGTGAGTGTGTATCACAGAGTTTGTGTATCACAGAGAGTCTGCCTGGGAGCACACAGCAAGGAACAAGCACAGCTCTGATGATACCTGTTGCCTCCCTCAGAAGGAGAATGGGGATAGCTTGTCTGACAAGGACATCCGTGCTGAGGTGGACACATTCATGTTCGAGGGCCATGACACCACAGCCAGCGGACTCTCCTGGATCTTCTATGCTCTGGCCACACACCCTGAATACCAACAGAGATGCAGGGAGGAAGTTCAGAGCCTCCTGGGGGATGGATCCTCCATCACCTGGTAAGAGTTCAAAACGTGGAAGAACCCTATTCTTTGGGTAAGGAGGAGCCACTGGTCTCCAGTCTACCTGAACATCAGGATGGACCTTGTTTCAGGGATCTCCTGGACCAGATGCCCTACACCACCATGTGCATCAAGGAGGCCATGAGGCTCTACCCACCTGTCCCAGGTGTTGTCAGAGAGCTCAGTACACCTGTCACCTTCCCTGATGGACGCTCTCTACCCAAAGGTATGAGTTTCCAAGGCCAGTTCACTTAAACTCATTCCAGAGATAAGGGAGGATCAGCAATCTGTGTGCTTCAACAGTCCTGAATCCTGCTGAATCCTACTCATTTCCTTTTAGTAAATAAATTCTTCTCACTCATAAAGTACAATTTCTAATCTGAAACAAAAGCTTAAAGGATCTCCTTAAGGTAAAAGGGTTTCAATTCTGATGCTTTGCATGAATAATTGTAAGCATCTCTCCTTTACTAGATAACACTCCTATTGAATCTGTATCGTTCTCATGATGCATCCATTCAGTTTGGGAACACTGACATTCCTTGATTCTCATTCTCTAGACTCAATCCAGATGAAAATAGTATATAATTTCATAGCCAGTCTTATTCTTCATGTGTCCTCACtgtcatatatgtgtgttttcatattgTGGCTGAGAACACACATGCAATTTTGCACATACAAGAGGAAGCCAAAAGTCAACATCAGTTCATTCCTCTGATACCATCCAATTTGATATTTTTGAGGTCAGGAGGTCTTTTGATTATCTGTAACTCACCTGTTAGGCTAGGCTCGATGTCCAGTGGGTGCCTGTCCCCATGTCAGCCGCAGTACAAGGACAAACGTGTGCCACTACACACAGCTTAATAAATCCAAGCAAAGATTCATAAGTTTGTACAAATTCTTCATCAGTTCATCTGCCTCTCCAACTCTAATTGTCATATATTTTATCATCGTCTTCCCTTGATATAAtttgtagaattttttaaaatttcattgatttcttggactctacatttttctatgttcctctccctgtctctcccttccccttcaaccctctttcaaggtccccatgctcccaacttactcagtatatcttgttttttctacatcccatgtagttTTGATCCATGTATGgtttttcttagggtcctcattgtagtctaggttctctgggattgtgattcataggctggttttctttgctttatgtttaaaaaccacttatgaatgagtacatgtgataattgtttttctgggtctgggctacctcgttcaaaatgaagttttctagctccatctatttgtctgcaaaattcaatctgtcattatttttttctgccaaaaatgtagtactccattgtgtaaatgtaccacattttccttatccattcttcagtcagggggcatttaggttgtttccaggttctggtcatGACAAacagtactgctatgaacatagctgagcacatgtccttgtggcatgatccCCATATCACCCGCAGTACAAGGAGAAATATgagcatcatttggatatatacccaaaagtgttattgctgggtatataggaaggttgtttcctaattttctgagaattctccACACTCACTTctaaagcagctgtaccagtttgcactcccaccagccacgcagaagtgttccctttaccttcCAACATCTCAAGCATAGGTTGTCAtcgatgtttttgatcttggccattctaacaggtgtaagatagaatctcagagttgttttaacctgcatttccctggtgactaaggatgctgagcatttcctaaagtgtctttcagccatcttagattcttttattgagaattctctatttaagtctgtactccattttttattggattatttgttcttttgatgaccagtttcttgagtttttttgtatattttggagatcaggggccagtacccccccccaaaaaaaatggtCTTTTAGTAGCACTATCATCACAACAAGGCAGAGTTTTTTGCTCTGGGgcttcatcttcttcctggaaacctcAAGATCACTGCAAcaaaaggatctgtaggaaaatctattgttcatcgtggaaaacttaaaaattattcataGAGACATGCATTCAATAAAGATTATGATATAGACAAAACAGATGTGGAAACAGTAaagtttttttctaaattctttctgtcCCATTCCAGATGGCTCccgatatgagacagaaactccgcatgttccttttaacaacatgcttggattttaaaaagtacagaGCCATTGTTCATCTCCAaaacaagctctctctctctctctctatatatatatatatatatatatatatatatatatatatatatataaatgtatatgtattcatTACATGATCTCATCACTCATATTCCTTTTTCTAGATGatccttattggatagttatttttcattCTGACAACATTCCAACATTCAggatctcttgaatttttgaagatgtgtattttcctgtaaagataagagcaaaaccctgCCCCAAACATATATGCTTTCCTTATCACCTATATGGTTGTCAGCATTGGAGGTCCAAGACTCACCCCTGgaccacaggggtcctggctcaggtatactcttttttgtgtgtggtttttttttgtttttgttttttattgtttttttattgctttataaataataccattcaaaattttcacttcctcctctcctcccactccctcactccctctccctcctcccccttgtcctaagagagggcagggtaccctgcactgtgtgaagtccaaggctctcccccctccatccaggcctaggaaggtatgcatccaaacagactgggATCCCAAAAATCTAGTACATTCAGTAGAGACAAAtaccagtgccattatcattggcttcacagtcagcccccattgtcagtcacattcagagtcTGGGtcgatcacatgcttgttcagtcacagtccagctggctttggtaagctcccattagatcaggcacactgtctgagtgagtggaccaacccctcatggtcttgacttccttgctcatattctccctcattctgctctttaa belongs to Microtus pennsylvanicus isolate mMicPen1 chromosome 13, mMicPen1.hap1, whole genome shotgun sequence and includes:
- the LOC142834332 gene encoding cytochrome P450 4A10-like isoform X4, giving the protein MSVSAQSPTRFAGSISGFLQVASVLGLLLLLLKVAHFYLRRQWLLKAFQQFPSPPFHWFFGHKLFDGDQELQMIMKTVENFPSAFPRWFLGSRAYLKVYDPDYMKMIMGRSGYGLLLLNGQPWFQHRRMLTPAFHYDILKPYVKTMADSVQLMLDKWEQLTAQGSSIEIFQHISLMTLDTVMKCAFSHKGSVQVDGNYKTYIQAIADLNNLFHSRVRNFFHQNDTIYSLSSNGRLADRACQLAHDHTDGVIKMRKDQLQDEGELEKVKKKRRLDFLDILLFARKENGDSLSDKDIRAEVDTFMFEGHDTTASGLSWIFYALATHPEYQQRCREEVQSLLGDGSSITWDLLDQMPYTTMCIKEAMRLYPPVPGVVRELSTPVTFPDGRSLPKGVSVMLSIYALHHNPKVWPNPEVCTRFSPTQPFIPALLRRSKELHWETICYE